In Pseudomonas fluorescens, one genomic interval encodes:
- a CDS encoding MurR/RpiR family transcriptional regulator gives MDILYQIRARQDSFSAGEGRIARLMLDDVGFAASASLEELAQRAEVSTATLSRFARTVGCRDLRDLRLQLAQASGVGSRFLDPAGTPEQSAFYGQIVGDIETTLRQHLAGFDESRFADAVKMLGQARMIHAFGMGGCSTLCSDELQVRLVRLGYPIAVCHDAVMMRVTAASLNAEQVLIVCSLTGITPELLETVELARNYGARILAITRADSPLAELADIVLPLQGAETSFIYKPTAARYGMLLAIDVLATELALANPEDNQERLRRIKLALDEYRGGDDHLPLGD, from the coding sequence ATGGACATCCTTTATCAGATCCGCGCCCGTCAGGACTCCTTCAGCGCCGGCGAGGGCCGTATCGCCCGACTGATGCTCGACGATGTCGGTTTTGCCGCCTCTGCCAGCCTCGAAGAGCTGGCGCAACGGGCCGAAGTCAGCACCGCCACGTTGTCGCGTTTTGCCCGCACGGTGGGCTGTCGCGACCTGCGTGATCTGCGGCTGCAACTGGCTCAGGCCAGCGGCGTCGGCAGCCGTTTTCTCGACCCGGCGGGCACACCTGAACAGTCGGCGTTCTACGGCCAGATTGTCGGCGATATCGAAACCACGCTGCGCCAGCATCTGGCCGGGTTTGACGAATCGCGCTTCGCCGACGCGGTGAAAATGCTCGGCCAGGCGCGGATGATTCACGCGTTCGGCATGGGCGGCTGCTCGACCCTGTGCAGCGATGAATTGCAGGTACGCCTGGTGCGCCTCGGCTACCCGATTGCGGTGTGCCACGACGCGGTGATGATGCGCGTCACCGCTGCCAGCCTGAACGCCGAGCAAGTGCTGATCGTCTGCTCGCTGACCGGCATCACCCCGGAGCTTTTGGAAACTGTCGAGCTGGCGCGCAACTATGGCGCGCGCATTCTGGCCATCACCCGCGCCGACTCGCCGCTGGCCGAACTGGCCGACATCGTCCTGCCGCTGCAAGGCGCGGAAACCTCATTCATCTACAAACCGACGGCGGCGCGCTACGGCATGTTGCTCGCTATTGATGTGCTCGCCACCGAGCTGGCGCTGGCCAACCCTGAAGACAATCAAGAACGTCTGCGGCGGATCAAACTCGCCCTCGACGAATACCGTGGCGGCGACGATCACCTGCCGCTGGGAGACTGA